In a single window of the Anaerolineae bacterium genome:
- a CDS encoding 2-dehydro-3-deoxyglucarate aldolase produces the protein MRSNATLRRLTEGMPALGVVCTTGSSLVAQSLSQAGFDFVLVDCQHGAWELNEAMDAFAKISLGPATPMARVHRNDFYDIGRLLDRGALGIVVPMVNTRAEAEAAAFAMRYPPRGGRSMGAFSVDYYEAPNYVRWADDQVFLAVQIETATGLENVDEIMAVEGVDGCWIGPNDLAATMGLDLSEAGDRRRHEEAIMRVLAACRHAGKIPGIYGGDDPAYWIEKGFLFVTTTTDLVIIDRAMRDLVRRVRGE, from the coding sequence ATGCGATCTAATGCCACCTTGCGCCGCCTGACCGAGGGAATGCCTGCCTTGGGCGTGGTCTGCACCACGGGCTCGTCCCTCGTGGCCCAGTCTCTCTCCCAGGCCGGATTCGACTTCGTGTTGGTGGACTGTCAGCACGGGGCCTGGGAGCTCAACGAGGCGATGGACGCCTTCGCCAAGATAAGCCTCGGGCCGGCCACGCCCATGGCGCGGGTGCACCGCAACGACTTCTACGACATCGGCCGGCTGCTCGACCGCGGCGCTCTGGGCATCGTGGTCCCCATGGTAAACACCCGGGCAGAGGCCGAGGCGGCGGCCTTCGCCATGCGCTACCCGCCTCGGGGCGGACGCTCCATGGGTGCCTTCTCGGTGGACTACTACGAGGCACCCAACTACGTCCGCTGGGCCGACGACCAGGTCTTCCTGGCAGTCCAGATCGAGACGGCCACCGGCCTGGAGAACGTGGATGAGATCATGGCGGTGGAGGGAGTGGACGGGTGCTGGATCGGGCCCAACGATCTGGCTGCCACCATGGGGCTGGACCTGTCCGAGGCAGGAGACCGCCGTCGCCACGAGGAGGCCATCATGCGGGTGCTGGCCGCCTGCCGGCATGCCGGGAAGATCCCCGGCATCTACGGTGGCGACGACCCTGCCTACTGGATCGAGAAGGGTTTCCTCTTCGTCACTACCACCACCGACCTGGTGATCATAGACCGGGCCATGCGCGATCTGGTACGCCGGGTGCGAGGGGAGTAG